From one Gadus morhua chromosome 8, gadMor3.0, whole genome shotgun sequence genomic stretch:
- the LOC115549649 gene encoding uncharacterized protein LOC115549649 isoform X2: MVPDEASCRSLVDHLENRGFFVVGEPLEDAHGAEPSSQETGHRPEHKRLLEMAEGRTEEACHGLLTGERLPQHEMTLYRYFCMATLTITHRVPEETVVDFKVTEWNDRQVSAGVGATIYFRDGADRAVFSVDEERWLGAYFTAIRPLYLTRKGEAADDQGCFFLGTTGLPVANPRSDLCRLWRHCRKICEGAGPNPPPVTAEATGTSSRDKRCPRALQR, encoded by the exons ATGGTTCCGGATGAAGCGTCTTGCCGCTCACTGGTCGACCACCTCGAAAACAGAGGATTCTTTGTTGTCGGTGAACCGTTGGAGGACGCGCATGGTGCAGAGCCCAG CTCTCAGGAGACGGGGCACAGGCCTGAGCACAAGCGTCTGCTGGAGATGGCAGAGGGTCGGACAGAGGAAGCTTGCCATGGGCTCCTAACGGGCGAGCGGTTGCCGCAACATGAGATGACGCTGTACCGGTACTTTTGCATGGCCACCCTGACGATCACGCACCGTGTACCGGAAGAGACGGTGGTGGACTTCAAA GTCACTGAGTGGAATGACAGGCAGGTGAGCGCCGGTGTCGGGGCGACGATCTACTTCCGAGACGGTGCGGACAGAGCTGTTTTCAGCGTAGACGAGGAGAGG TGGTTAGGTGCCTACTTCACGGCCATCAGGCCGCTCTACCTGACGCGGAAAGGGGAAGCAGCGGATGACCAGGGCTGCTTCTTCCTGGGGACCACAGGACTTCCCGTGGCCAATCCCAGGTCCGACTTGTGCCGTCTCTGGAGGCA CTGTCGGAAGATCTGCGAGGGAGCGGGCCCGAATCCGCCGCCCGTTACGGCCGAGGCCACGGGGACGTCTTCCCGGGACAAAAG GTGCCCTCGCGCCCTCCAAAGATAA
- the LOC115549649 gene encoding uncharacterized protein LOC115549649 isoform X1, protein MVPDEASCRSLVDHLENRGFFVVGEPLEDAHGAEPSSQETGHRPEHKRLLEMAEGRTEEACHGLLTGERLPQHEMTLYRYFCMATLTITHRVPEETVVDFKVTEWNDRQVSAGVGATIYFRDGADRAVFSVDEERWLGAYFTAIRPLYLTRKGEAADDQGCFFLGTTGLPVANPRSDLCRLWRHCRKICEGAGPNPPPVTAEATGTSSRDKSSVSGKGSRDDQWDAFFSEFPLTIGALAPSKDKRTCRCRVW, encoded by the exons ATGGTTCCGGATGAAGCGTCTTGCCGCTCACTGGTCGACCACCTCGAAAACAGAGGATTCTTTGTTGTCGGTGAACCGTTGGAGGACGCGCATGGTGCAGAGCCCAG CTCTCAGGAGACGGGGCACAGGCCTGAGCACAAGCGTCTGCTGGAGATGGCAGAGGGTCGGACAGAGGAAGCTTGCCATGGGCTCCTAACGGGCGAGCGGTTGCCGCAACATGAGATGACGCTGTACCGGTACTTTTGCATGGCCACCCTGACGATCACGCACCGTGTACCGGAAGAGACGGTGGTGGACTTCAAA GTCACTGAGTGGAATGACAGGCAGGTGAGCGCCGGTGTCGGGGCGACGATCTACTTCCGAGACGGTGCGGACAGAGCTGTTTTCAGCGTAGACGAGGAGAGG TGGTTAGGTGCCTACTTCACGGCCATCAGGCCGCTCTACCTGACGCGGAAAGGGGAAGCAGCGGATGACCAGGGCTGCTTCTTCCTGGGGACCACAGGACTTCCCGTGGCCAATCCCAGGTCCGACTTGTGCCGTCTCTGGAGGCA CTGTCGGAAGATCTGCGAGGGAGCGGGCCCGAATCCGCCGCCCGTTACGGCCGAGGCCACGGGGACGTCTTCCCGGGACAAAAG TTCTGTGTCGGGGAAAGGGTCACGTGACGACCAATGGGACGCTTTCTTCAGTGAATTCCCCCTAACAATAGGTGCCCTCGCGCCCTCCAAAGATAAGAGGACTTGTCGGTGCCGGGTTTGGTGA